A DNA window from Shewanella baltica contains the following coding sequences:
- a CDS encoding AbgT family transporter, producing MSFNSGDIPPKKASEPDPQHGDISASGWFVRFLNIVERLGNLLPHPITLFALFCVAVVVISGIAGYFGLTVVDPRPIGSHGRSADGLIHVVSLMNAEGLRMIVSHLVTNFTGFTPLGTVLVALLGVGIAERSGLLSAAMRALVMGASKRLVTVTIVFAGIMSNTAAELGYVVLIPMAAMIFHSLGRHPLAGLAAAFAGVSGGYSANLLLGTVDPLLSGITEAAARMIDPEYNVGPEVNWYFMFVSTFVITFLGAFVTEKIVEPKLGKYQGDDADETVLQSMESVSEIEKRGLKWAGLSMLVLAVILALSVVPEGAPLRHPETGLISGSPFLKGIVAFIFICFAIPGFIYGKIVGSIKNDKDVINAMSHSMSTMGMYIVLVFFAAQFVAFFNWSNLGAVLAVLGADGLQSIGLTGPIVFLFFIMLCGFINLMLGSASAQWAITAPIFVPMLMLVGYAPETIQAAYRIGDSVTNLVTPMMSYFGLILAVACRYQKNLGIGTLIATMLPYTLVFFVGWTAFFFLWVFGFGLPVGPGAATYYTP from the coding sequence ATGAGTTTCAATTCCGGCGATATCCCCCCAAAAAAGGCCTCGGAGCCAGATCCACAACATGGCGATATCAGCGCCAGTGGTTGGTTTGTGCGTTTTCTCAATATTGTTGAACGCTTAGGTAATCTTCTCCCCCACCCAATCACCCTATTCGCGCTGTTCTGTGTCGCTGTGGTCGTCATTTCAGGTATCGCGGGTTACTTTGGCCTGACCGTTGTTGACCCAAGACCTATTGGTTCCCACGGCCGCAGTGCCGATGGTTTAATCCATGTGGTAAGCCTAATGAACGCCGAAGGCTTGCGGATGATAGTCTCGCATCTGGTGACTAACTTTACTGGCTTTACGCCGCTTGGCACTGTGCTCGTCGCACTACTCGGCGTCGGGATTGCAGAACGTTCCGGCTTATTATCCGCCGCTATGCGCGCCTTAGTCATGGGCGCCTCAAAGCGATTGGTTACTGTGACCATAGTCTTTGCCGGCATTATGTCCAACACGGCCGCCGAGCTTGGCTATGTGGTGTTAATCCCTATGGCGGCGATGATTTTCCACTCCCTTGGTCGCCATCCTCTGGCCGGTTTAGCCGCCGCCTTTGCGGGGGTTTCAGGAGGCTATAGCGCAAACTTGTTACTGGGTACTGTCGATCCCTTATTATCAGGCATTACCGAAGCTGCGGCGCGCATGATAGATCCTGAGTACAACGTCGGCCCAGAAGTGAACTGGTACTTCATGTTTGTTTCCACCTTTGTGATCACTTTCCTCGGCGCCTTTGTTACCGAGAAAATCGTCGAGCCTAAGTTAGGCAAATACCAAGGTGATGATGCGGATGAAACCGTACTGCAATCGATGGAGAGCGTTAGTGAGATTGAAAAGCGTGGCTTAAAATGGGCGGGGTTATCTATGTTAGTGCTCGCCGTTATCCTAGCGCTTTCAGTCGTCCCCGAAGGTGCGCCGCTGCGTCATCCAGAAACTGGCCTTATCTCAGGTTCGCCCTTCCTTAAGGGTATAGTCGCCTTCATCTTTATTTGTTTTGCCATACCGGGCTTTATTTACGGCAAAATAGTGGGCAGCATCAAAAATGATAAAGATGTCATCAATGCCATGTCCCACAGCATGAGCACTATGGGCATGTATATCGTCCTCGTCTTCTTCGCCGCGCAGTTTGTCGCCTTCTTTAACTGGAGTAATTTAGGCGCGGTACTCGCAGTGTTAGGGGCCGATGGGCTGCAATCTATAGGCTTGACTGGCCCTATTGTGTTCCTGTTCTTTATTATGCTTTGCGGCTTTATCAACTTAATGCTCGGCAGCGCCTCGGCACAGTGGGCCATTACCGCCCCGATTTTCGTGCCTATGCTGATGCTGGTCGGTTATGCGCCCGAAACAATTCAAGCGGCATACCGTATTGGGGACTCGGTGACTAACTTAGTCACGCCTATGATGAGCTACTTTGGTTTGATATTAGCGGTCGCCTGTCGTTACCAGAAAAACCTCGGTATAGGCACGCTGATCGCCACTATGCTGCCGTACACCCTGGTGTTTTTCGTGGGTTGGACAGCATTCTTCTTCCTGTGGGTATTTGGCTTTGGTCTGCCCGTCGGGCCAGGCGCAGCGACTTACTACACGCCTTAA
- a CDS encoding efflux RND transporter permease subunit has protein sequence MARFFIDRPIFAWVIALIIMLAGILSIRSLPVSQYPNIAPPTVVISANYPGASAKIVEDSVTQVIEQRMTGIDNLRYISSTSDSFGNASITLTFNAEADPDIAQVQVQNKLQGAMTLLPQEVQSQGVNVNKSSSGFLMVLGFVSTDGSLDKSDIADYVGANIQDPMSRVPGVGEIRLFGAQYAMRIWLDPLKLTQYSLTSLDVVAAIRSQNAQVSAGQLGGAPSVAGQELNATVSAQSRLQTAEEFRKIILKSDISGANVFLGDVARVELGSESYAVVSLYNGQPATGLAIKLATGANALDTASAVREKIAEMKPFFPQGLEVVYPYDTTPFVEQSIEGVVYTLLEAIVLVFVIMYLFLQNFRATLIPTIAVPVVLLGTFAILSMAGFSINTLTMFAMVLAIGLLVDDAIVVVENVERVMSEEGLSPLEATRKSMDQITGALVGIGLTLSAVFVPMAFMSGSTGVIYRQFSITIVSAMALSVLVALILTPALCATMLKPVKKGHGHIETGFFGWFNRTFDKLTNRYESSVAGIIKRSFRVMTIYVVLVIAVGWIFIRMPTAFLPDEDQGILFTQAILPTNSTQESTLKVLEKVSDHFMAEEGVRSVFSVAGFSFAGQGQNMGIAFVGLKDWSEREAPGMDVKSIAGRAMGVFGQMKDALVFAFVPPAVIELGTANGFDMYLQDKNGQGHEKLVAARNQLLGMAAQNPNLVGVRPNGQEDAPIYQLHVDHAKLSALGIEITNVNSVLATAWGGSYVNDFIDRGRVKKVYVQGDAQYRMQPGDLDSWYVRNNKGDMVPFSAFATGTWEFGSPRLERFNGLPSMNIQGATAPGFSTGAAMEIMEDLAKQLPPGFGVEWNGLSYEERLSGNQAPALYALSILVVFLVLAALYESWSVPFAVVLVVPLGIIGALVAMNGRGLPNDVFFQVGLLTTVGLATKNAILIVEFAKEFYEKGSGLVEATLHAVRVRLRPILMTSLAFGLGVVPLAISSGVGSGSQNAIGTAVLGGMMSSTFLGIFFVPLFFVIVERIFSKREKKGKEEKPNSAE, from the coding sequence ATGGCACGTTTTTTTATTGATCGCCCCATCTTTGCGTGGGTGATCGCCTTGATTATCATGCTGGCGGGGATCCTCTCGATCCGCTCGCTGCCAGTGTCTCAATATCCTAACATTGCACCACCTACCGTGGTGATCAGTGCTAACTATCCTGGCGCTTCCGCTAAGATCGTTGAAGATTCTGTAACTCAGGTAATTGAGCAACGTATGACGGGTATCGATAACCTCCGTTATATCTCCTCAACCAGTGACAGTTTTGGTAATGCGTCTATTACCTTAACCTTCAACGCCGAAGCCGATCCGGATATTGCACAGGTTCAAGTTCAGAACAAGTTACAGGGCGCTATGACCCTGTTACCGCAAGAAGTGCAGTCGCAAGGGGTTAACGTTAACAAGTCGAGTTCAGGCTTCTTAATGGTATTAGGCTTCGTATCGACCGACGGTTCGTTAGATAAAAGCGATATTGCCGACTACGTGGGTGCGAACATTCAAGATCCTATGAGCCGTGTTCCGGGCGTAGGTGAAATTCGGCTGTTCGGTGCCCAATATGCGATGCGTATATGGCTAGATCCGTTGAAGCTGACTCAATACAGCTTAACCAGCTTAGATGTTGTTGCGGCGATTCGTTCTCAAAACGCTCAAGTCTCCGCTGGACAGTTAGGTGGCGCGCCATCTGTGGCTGGCCAAGAGCTGAACGCGACGGTATCGGCTCAAAGCCGCTTACAAACGGCGGAAGAGTTTCGCAAGATTATCCTTAAATCGGATATTTCAGGCGCAAATGTCTTCCTCGGTGATGTGGCGCGAGTTGAGTTAGGTTCTGAAAGTTATGCCGTGGTATCACTGTATAATGGTCAACCTGCAACAGGGTTAGCAATTAAGCTAGCAACGGGGGCTAACGCGCTGGATACCGCATCAGCGGTTCGTGAAAAAATTGCTGAAATGAAGCCTTTCTTCCCGCAGGGGTTAGAAGTCGTTTATCCATACGATACAACACCTTTCGTAGAGCAATCTATCGAAGGTGTGGTGTATACCTTGCTTGAAGCTATCGTACTTGTGTTCGTTATCATGTACCTCTTCCTGCAAAACTTCCGTGCAACCTTGATCCCGACCATTGCGGTACCTGTGGTATTGCTGGGTACCTTTGCGATTCTATCGATGGCGGGCTTCTCGATTAACACCCTAACCATGTTCGCTATGGTGCTCGCCATCGGTTTGCTGGTGGACGATGCGATTGTGGTGGTGGAAAACGTCGAGCGGGTGATGTCCGAAGAGGGCTTAAGTCCACTCGAAGCGACGCGTAAGTCGATGGACCAAATTACCGGTGCCTTAGTCGGTATTGGTCTGACCCTATCCGCTGTGTTTGTACCTATGGCATTTATGTCAGGTTCAACGGGTGTGATCTACCGTCAGTTCTCGATCACTATCGTCTCTGCGATGGCGCTGTCTGTACTGGTGGCGTTGATTTTAACGCCAGCACTGTGTGCGACTATGCTCAAGCCAGTCAAGAAGGGCCATGGTCACATAGAAACAGGCTTCTTCGGTTGGTTTAACCGTACTTTCGACAAGCTGACTAATCGTTATGAATCGAGCGTGGCTGGTATCATCAAGCGCAGCTTCAGAGTCATGACGATTTACGTTGTGCTGGTTATTGCAGTGGGTTGGATCTTCATCCGTATGCCTACCGCCTTCTTGCCAGACGAAGACCAAGGTATTTTGTTTACCCAAGCTATTTTGCCGACTAACTCAACCCAAGAAAGCACCCTAAAAGTATTGGAGAAAGTTTCTGATCACTTTATGGCTGAAGAAGGCGTGAGATCGGTATTTAGCGTGGCGGGCTTCAGTTTTGCTGGTCAAGGGCAAAACATGGGTATCGCCTTCGTTGGCTTGAAGGATTGGTCTGAGCGTGAAGCGCCTGGCATGGACGTGAAGTCTATTGCGGGTCGTGCCATGGGTGTGTTCGGCCAGATGAAAGATGCCTTAGTCTTCGCCTTCGTGCCTCCTGCGGTTATCGAGTTGGGTACGGCGAACGGTTTCGACATGTACTTGCAGGATAAGAACGGCCAAGGTCACGAGAAGTTAGTGGCGGCACGTAACCAACTGCTGGGCATGGCGGCACAGAATCCAAATCTGGTGGGCGTGCGTCCTAACGGTCAAGAAGATGCGCCGATTTATCAATTACATGTAGATCACGCTAAGTTAAGCGCGTTAGGCATTGAAATCACTAATGTGAACAGTGTGCTTGCCACTGCTTGGGGTGGTTCTTATGTGAATGACTTTATTGACCGCGGCCGCGTGAAAAAAGTGTATGTGCAAGGTGATGCCCAGTATCGTATGCAGCCAGGAGACTTAGACTCTTGGTACGTGCGTAACAACAAGGGTGACATGGTGCCATTCTCTGCCTTTGCGACGGGTACATGGGAATTCGGTTCACCACGTCTAGAGCGCTTTAACGGCTTACCGTCGATGAACATTCAGGGTGCTACGGCTCCTGGGTTCAGTACCGGTGCGGCGATGGAAATTATGGAAGACCTTGCTAAGCAGCTTCCTCCTGGCTTTGGTGTTGAGTGGAACGGCTTATCGTACGAAGAGCGTCTATCGGGTAACCAAGCGCCTGCGCTGTATGCCCTGTCGATCTTAGTGGTGTTCCTCGTACTTGCGGCACTCTATGAGAGCTGGTCGGTGCCGTTTGCTGTTGTGCTGGTGGTGCCACTCGGGATCATCGGTGCCTTAGTTGCAATGAACGGTCGCGGCTTGCCAAACGATGTGTTCTTCCAAGTGGGGCTGTTAACCACAGTGGGCTTGGCAACCAAGAATGCCATCTTGATTGTGGAATTCGCGAAAGAGTTCTACGAGAAAGGTTCAGGCTTAGTCGAGGCGACCTTGCATGCGGTACGTGTGCGTTTACGTCCTATTCTGATGACGTCTCTTGCCTTTGGTTTAGGTGTTGTGCCATTAGCCATTAGCTCGGGTGTGGGTTCTGGTAGCCAAAACGCCATCGGTACTGCGGTACTTGGCGGTATGATGAGCTCGACTTTCCTAGGTATCTTCTTCGTACCATTATTCTTCGTGATAGTGGAGCGTATCTTCAGTAAGCGTGAGAAGAAAGGTAAGGAAGAGAAGCCAAACTCAGCTGAATAA
- a CDS encoding efflux RND transporter periplasmic adaptor subunit gives MRQTIKLASVISVALWMAACSPQEEKAQAGAGPRSMEVGILNVVAQPQVIQVELPGRSKAFLEAEVRPQVSGIITKRSFVEGGNVKQGESLYQIDSATYKAALVSANADLARANAGLASAKAKAARYQQLVKTNAISKQEFDEAEAAYKEALANVTVAEAAINTAKINLQYTEVLAPISGRIGKSSVTAGALVTANQSQTLATIQQLDPINVDIAQSSAQLLRLKAKLQQGKLQASENADVQLLLEDGTQYSHLGKLQFAEVSVDENTGSVILRAEFPNPEGILLPGMYVRAMLNAGTDPQAILVPQKAITRNSKGQAVAMVVNDQGVVESKTVTTAEVINNQWRVTSGLAVGDKLIVEGLQKIRPGAPVTTKVISETQAQ, from the coding sequence ATGCGGCAGACAATTAAACTTGCCTCAGTTATAAGCGTGGCGTTATGGATGGCAGCTTGCAGCCCTCAAGAAGAGAAAGCTCAGGCGGGCGCTGGCCCACGTAGTATGGAAGTGGGAATCCTTAATGTTGTTGCCCAGCCACAAGTGATTCAGGTGGAGTTACCAGGACGCAGTAAAGCTTTCCTCGAGGCCGAAGTTCGTCCACAGGTGAGCGGTATTATCACTAAGCGTAGTTTTGTTGAAGGTGGCAATGTGAAACAGGGTGAATCCTTGTATCAAATTGACTCTGCAACTTATAAAGCCGCGTTAGTGAGTGCCAATGCCGATTTAGCCAGAGCCAATGCGGGTTTAGCCTCAGCAAAAGCTAAGGCTGCACGTTATCAGCAACTGGTGAAAACCAATGCCATCAGTAAGCAAGAATTTGATGAAGCTGAAGCGGCATATAAAGAAGCATTAGCGAATGTCACCGTGGCAGAAGCTGCGATTAACACAGCTAAAATCAACCTGCAATACACTGAAGTATTAGCGCCTATCTCTGGTCGTATCGGTAAATCGAGTGTGACTGCGGGTGCGTTAGTGACAGCGAACCAAAGCCAAACGCTGGCGACGATTCAACAACTTGATCCTATCAATGTGGATATCGCGCAATCGAGTGCGCAGTTGTTACGTCTTAAAGCTAAGTTGCAGCAAGGTAAGCTACAAGCTTCAGAAAATGCTGATGTGCAGTTGTTGCTCGAAGATGGCACTCAATACAGCCATCTCGGTAAGTTGCAGTTCGCCGAAGTGAGTGTGGATGAAAACACTGGATCTGTGATTCTGCGCGCCGAGTTCCCGAACCCTGAAGGTATCTTGTTACCTGGTATGTATGTTCGCGCCATGTTGAATGCGGGTACTGATCCACAGGCTATCTTGGTTCCACAAAAAGCCATCACGCGTAACTCTAAGGGTCAAGCAGTGGCTATGGTTGTAAATGACCAAGGTGTCGTTGAATCGAAAACTGTAACGACCGCTGAAGTGATTAACAACCAATGGCGAGTCACTTCTGGTTTAGCTGTGGGCGATAAGTTAATTGTGGAAGGATTACAGAAAATTCGTCCAGGCGCTCCAGTAACCACCAAAGTTATTTCTGAAACGCAAGCACAATAG
- a CDS encoding TorF family putative porin → MMIMKTRTKFLLSGALLSLAMTAQAADDNQLFGGTINANVNFASDYVFRGESETLDGDIPVVQGTLSWNHNEGWYAGVFSSNIKFADPNLEIVTAPFIGKAGEFGDSGFTYDVMLFSYLYPGASYSNYTELWLKVGKQFGRANLQLEVTPTVDDWFGVDGWHGVNYALHPSYNFDNGVKISGSVGYQDLSGEGAEGWGHWNLGLSKVFYGLNFDVRYHGSTVDTDHKVYGTQTEIFDDRFVVGISKSF, encoded by the coding sequence ATGATGATTATGAAGACTCGCACTAAATTTCTGCTCAGTGGGGCGTTACTTTCCCTTGCTATGACTGCTCAAGCGGCCGATGACAACCAGCTCTTTGGCGGTACGATTAATGCCAATGTTAACTTTGCCTCCGATTATGTGTTCCGCGGTGAATCTGAAACCTTAGACGGCGATATCCCCGTAGTGCAAGGCACCTTAAGCTGGAATCACAATGAAGGTTGGTATGCTGGGGTATTTAGCTCCAACATTAAGTTTGCCGATCCTAATTTAGAGATCGTTACCGCGCCTTTTATCGGCAAAGCCGGTGAATTTGGCGACTCAGGATTTACCTATGATGTGATGCTGTTTTCATACCTCTACCCAGGTGCATCCTATTCAAACTACACAGAACTCTGGCTCAAAGTGGGCAAACAGTTTGGCCGCGCCAATTTACAATTAGAAGTCACACCCACAGTCGATGACTGGTTTGGTGTCGATGGCTGGCACGGCGTGAACTACGCCTTGCACCCAAGCTACAACTTCGATAATGGCGTAAAAATCTCAGGCTCTGTCGGTTATCAAGACTTGAGCGGTGAAGGTGCCGAAGGTTGGGGACACTGGAACTTAGGTCTAAGCAAAGTATTCTACGGGTTGAATTTTGATGTCCGTTACCACGGCAGCACAGTCGATACCGACCATAAGGTCTATGGCACTCAGACTGAAATCTTCGATGACAGATTTGTCGTGGGTATCAGCAAAAGTTTCTAA
- a CDS encoding DNA-3-methyladenine glycosylase I, which produces MSQLERFSSIYARASERKGGAAGLEALLSGCLSDDEIRQYRDAELLSAMSRQVFQSGFVWRVVVNKWPEYEKSFFGFEPHKVLMLSPEQIQARASDATLIRHLKKTQAIYDNALMIHDIAREHGSLAQLIAAWPTQDIIGLWALLKKRGTRLGGNTGPYFLRGIGKDTFLLTDDVQGYFKAHKLVDAGFTSQTALKQVQAVFNQWQQESGRCLADISRILACSVGDNRI; this is translated from the coding sequence ATGAGCCAGTTAGAGCGTTTTTCATCTATTTATGCCAGAGCCAGTGAGCGCAAAGGCGGGGCTGCGGGACTCGAAGCCTTGTTGTCTGGTTGCCTGTCCGATGATGAAATTCGCCAGTATCGTGATGCTGAATTATTGTCAGCGATGAGCCGTCAGGTGTTTCAAAGTGGTTTTGTATGGCGGGTGGTTGTTAATAAATGGCCTGAATATGAGAAGTCATTCTTCGGGTTTGAACCGCATAAAGTGTTGATGTTATCCCCTGAACAAATTCAAGCGCGGGCGAGTGATGCTACGCTGATCCGCCATCTAAAAAAGACCCAAGCCATTTATGACAACGCCTTAATGATCCACGATATTGCTCGCGAACATGGCAGCTTGGCGCAGCTGATCGCCGCTTGGCCGACGCAGGATATTATCGGTTTGTGGGCACTGTTAAAGAAACGCGGTACCCGACTGGGCGGCAACACAGGTCCTTATTTTCTGCGCGGCATTGGCAAAGATACCTTTTTGTTAACCGATGATGTGCAAGGTTATTTTAAAGCACACAAGTTAGTCGATGCGGGTTTTACGTCGCAGACGGCGCTTAAACAAGTCCAAGCTGTATTTAATCAGTGGCAACAGGAATCGGGTCGTTGCTTAGCTGATATCAGCCGCATATTGGCTTGTAGCGTGGGGGATAACCGAATTTAG
- a CDS encoding glutathione S-transferase family protein, protein MELFYHPLSRYSQKVLIALYEKQANFYPRIIDLRDPFSRKEFHQTYPQARVPLLKTNDELLVPESSIIIEYLDRHFNNSTQLLPQEPQRNLQVRLFDRIIDNDINNPLFQLEKLKHTEDSNEFEIKQLEKQLLVQFQRLDTQLTQHHWVCGDSFTLADCALIPCLSYSFQHLNLLDLDEIVRYWQQAQLRGAWMLVQEEVLLAEMEETAGIRGIP, encoded by the coding sequence ATGGAGCTTTTTTATCACCCCTTATCTCGCTATTCACAAAAGGTGCTGATCGCACTTTATGAAAAGCAGGCCAATTTCTATCCCAGAATCATAGATCTGCGCGACCCTTTTTCACGCAAGGAATTTCACCAAACCTATCCGCAGGCGAGAGTTCCCCTGCTAAAAACCAACGATGAGCTGCTTGTTCCCGAATCCAGCATTATTATTGAATACTTAGATAGGCATTTTAATAACAGTACCCAGCTGCTGCCCCAAGAACCGCAACGCAACTTACAGGTGCGTTTGTTCGATCGCATCATAGACAATGATATTAATAACCCATTATTTCAATTAGAAAAGTTGAAGCATACCGAGGACAGTAACGAGTTCGAAATCAAACAATTAGAGAAACAACTACTGGTACAATTTCAACGCTTAGACACGCAACTCACGCAACACCATTGGGTTTGTGGCGACAGTTTTACCTTAGCCGACTGCGCCCTAATCCCTTGTTTAAGTTATAGCTTTCAACACTTAAATCTGTTGGATTTGGATGAAATCGTACGCTATTGGCAGCAGGCACAATTGCGTGGCGCTTGGATGTTAGTACAAGAAGAGGTGTTGCTGGCTGAAATGGAGGAAACGGCGGGAATAAGAGGCATACCTTAG